Proteins encoded together in one Triticum dicoccoides isolate Atlit2015 ecotype Zavitan chromosome 7B, WEW_v2.0, whole genome shotgun sequence window:
- the LOC119338110 gene encoding 17.5 kDa class II heat shock protein-like produces MEGRMFGLETPLMTALQHLLDVPDGESGGAGSAGGEKQGPTRAYVRDARAMAATPADVKELPDAYAFVVDMPGLGSGDIKVQVEDERVLVISGERRREEKEDAKYLRMERRMGKLMRKFVLPENADMEKISAVCRDGVLTVSVEKLPPPEPKKPKTIQVQVA; encoded by the coding sequence ATGGAGGGCAGGATGTTCGGGCTGGAGACCCCGCTGATGACGGCGCTGCAGCACCTGCTGGACGTCCCAGACGGCGAGTCCGGCGGAGCCGGCAGTGCCGGCGGTGAGAAGCAGGGCCCGACGCGCGCCTACGTCCGGGACGCGCGCGCCATGGCGGCCACCCCCGCCGACGTGAAGGAGCTGCCGGACGCGTACGCCTTCGTGGTGGACATGCCGGGGCTCGGGTCCGGCGACATCAAGGTGCAGGTGGAGGACGAGCGGGTGCTGGTGATCAGCGGCGAGCGCCGGAGGGAGGAGAAGGAGGACGCCAAGTACCTGCGGATGGAGCGCCGCATGGGCAAGCTGATGCGCAAGTTCGTGCTCCCCGAGAACGCCGACATGGAGAAGATCTCCGCCGTGTGCCGCGACGGCGTGCTCACCGTCTCCGTCGAGAagctgccgccgccggagcccaagaagcccaagaccaTCCAGGTCCAGGTCGCCTGA